In Cicer arietinum cultivar CDC Frontier isolate Library 1 chromosome 7, Cicar.CDCFrontier_v2.0, whole genome shotgun sequence, a single window of DNA contains:
- the LOC101515708 gene encoding DNAJ protein JJJ1 homolog: MASAKRCHYEVLGGISRDCSPEEIRSAYRKLALQRHPDKLVKSGLSQAEATAQFQELQHAYEVLSDPKERAWYDSHRSQILFSDPNSHSNSVVPDLFSYFSNTVYSGYSDSGKGFYKVYSDVFDKIQANEINFAKKLGLGIDSVRQAPLMGNLDSPYAQVTAFYSYWLGFSTVMDFCWADEYDAMAGPNRKSRRLMEEENNKVRRKAKREYNDTVRKLADFVKKRDKRVIDMKVKKNLEMEKKKEEEREKKMKLEKEKKERAMAYEEPEWAKVDEEEVEDLFEEDEFEGKKDEKEFYCVLCGKKFKSEKQWKNHEQSKKHKEKVAQFRDSLEDEEEELEVEVEEEGGSEREGVGEERLESEEDGTEVNEDQVGETDCGVDDLEERIRDGLNVADEENAHGVEPNADNDDDDEIFYAPHANEGEEAGVSVDYDDNDDDNDNDENGVLETMIAGHKGRVDFDENDGDGDDDDEIGVLEAMLAGRKSRKPGASNPKSKASVTPTQMENENESDDVGAMEYNNRKVTRKKRRAKKEKGGKNGDESHVPANGKYENINSNGNDDSYAQESSSQNFEETEDNGGKENEQMGRDNKKISNKPVDKKAISKDTKTKAKISSKGRKAKNSSKNLGHFCETCEEEFESRNKLHKHLSDSGHAAIKSR; encoded by the exons ATGGCGTCGGCGAAGCGATGCCACTACGAAGTGCTTGGTGGTATCTCTCGAGATTGCTCACCGGAAGAAATTCGATCAGCTTACCGGAAACTAGCCCTCCAACGCCACCCAGATAAGCTCGTCAAATCAGGTCTCTCTCAAGCCGAAGCCACCGCTCAGTTTCAGGAGCTACAACACGCTTACGAGGTCCTCTCCGATCCAAAGGAACGTGCTTGGTACGACTCTCACCGTTCCCAAATCCTCTTCTCTGATCCTAATTCCCACTCTAATTCCGTCGTCCCTGACCTCTTCTCGTATTTCTCAAACACCGTCTATTCCGGTTACTCAGATTCTGGTAAAGGATTCTACAAAGTTTATTCCGATGTATTCGATAAAATTCAAGCTAATGAGATCAATTTCGCTAAGAAATTAGGTTTAGGAATCGATTCTGTTAGACAGGCTCCTCTTATGGGGAATTTAGATAGTCCCTATGCTCAGGTTACGGCTTTTTATAGTTACTGGTTGGGATTTTCGACAGTTATGGATTTTTGTTGGGCGGATGAGTATGATGCGATGGCCGGTCCAAATCGGAAGTCTCGGCGGTTAATGGAGGAAGAGAATAATAAGGTGAGGAGGAAGGCTAAAAGGGAGTATAATGATACTGTTAGGAAATTGGCTGATTTTGTGAAGAAGAGGGATAAGAGGGTTATTGATATGAAGGTGAAGAAGAATTTGGAGATGGAGAAGAAGAAAGAGGAGGAGAGGGAGAAGAAAATGAAGTTGGAGAAGGAGAAGAAGGAGAGGGCTATGGCTTATGAGGAGCCTGAGTGGGCTAAggttgatgaagaagaagttgaGGATTTGTTTGAGGAGGATGAGTTTGAGGGGAAGAAAGATGAGAAGGAGTTTTATTGTGTGTTGTGTGGGAAGAAGTTTAAGAGTGAGAAGCAATGGAAGAACCATGAGCAATCCAAGAAGCATAAGGAGAAAGTTGCTCAATTTAGGGATTCACTTGAGGATGAAGAGGAGGAGTTAGAAGTTGAGGTGGAGGAGGAAGGAGGAAGTGAAAGAGAAGGAGTTGGAGAGGAGAGATTGGAAAGTGAGGAGGATGGAACTGAGGTCAATGAGGATCAAGTTGGAGAGACTGATTGTGGGGTTGATGATTTGGAGGAGAGGATTCGAGATGGTCTTAATGTTGCTGATGAGGAGAATGCACATGGGGTTGAACCAAATGCTGATAATGACGATgatgatgaaattttttatgctCCACATGCAAATGAGGGGGAGGAGGCTGGTGTATCAGTTGAttatgatgataatgatgatgacaACGACAATGATGAAAATGGTGTTCTTGAAACAATGATTGCTGGGCACAAGGGCAGAGTTGATTTTGATGAGAATGATggtgatggtgatgatgatgacgAAATTGGGGTTCTTGAAGCAATGCTAGCTGGGCGCAAGAGCAGAAAACCCGGTGCATCAAACCCCAAGTCCAAGGCTTCTGTAACTCCAACTCAAATGGAGAATGAGAATGAGAGTGATGATGTTGGTGCAATGGAATATAACAACAGAAAGGTCACAAGAAAGAAACGTAGAGCCAAGAAAGAGAAGGGTGGGAAAAATGGGGATGAATCTCATGTGCCTGCCAATGGCAAATATGAGAATATAAACAGTAATGGAAATGATGATTCTTATGCACAAGAGTCTAGCTCCCAAAATTTCGAAGAAACTGAGGATAATGGTGGTAAAGAGAATGAGCAAATGGGTAGAGATAATAAGAAGATTTCAAATAAACCAGTTGATAAAAAAGCAATTTCAAAGGACACAAAAACCAAAGCAAAAATTTCATCCAAAGGAAGAAAAGCGAAG aaTTCTTCGAAGAATCTTGGCCATTTCTGTGAGACATGTGAGGAGGAGTTTGAGTCAAG GAATAAATTACATAAGCATCTGAGTGACTCCGGGCATGCGGCAATAAAAAGTCGATAA